Below is a window of Hydrogenimonas sp. SS33 DNA.
TCTTCCCCGAACAGAGCGTCGTACTTTTTTAGCGCGATGTTCTCCAGTGTCAGTTCCCCGATCACCTCTTTCATCGATTTGATCTTCTCTTCATACATGGCAGCGACATCTTTGGGTCTGGCCCGCAGCTGGTTCTCCATCCCCGCTCGGGCCTCCTCCATCCACTCTTCGATGGCAGCGGGTGTCAGATCGTACTTGCGCGACACTTCGGCCACGGTCGTCTTGCCCTGGAATATATCCATCACGATATCCGCCTTCTTTTTGGCGGTAAAGCGTTTGATTGGTGGTTGCTGTTCTTCCAATTTTCTGCTCCTGTATTTCCTGTATTATACATTGTGCAGTCGGGCTGGGGGTCACTATATCAGGAAGCTACAAAGAGAAGATTCTCTACAAAATCCATGCCCGATGGCAAGAGGAGTTGCGAAAAGCGATTCTTGAGGAGAGGATCGAAGCGTTTCCGGTAGAAAGCGACAAAGCGTGCGCTTTCAGTGACGCCCTCGATTTTCCCGAATCAAAGATGGTCTGCAACGAACTCAATATCTGCGAATATATCCGTACGACCCACCAAAGACTGCACGAACTCGCTTCGACACTTTTCTATCTGATGACCCGGAAGCACTATAAATCCGCCTACATCATCTATAACGAAGTGAGGGAGTTCAGCGAACGCCTGCTGAATCTGATCGGGGTTCTCTATTTCAATGCCCACATCGACAGGGTCCAGACCTTCAAAAACTACATACATCACAGAATACCGGAACTGGAACACTCTTTTATTGCGGTTCTCGATATCCACAGCATGAAGCAGATAAACACCTTCTACAATCCGAAACTGGGGGACCGTGTCATTGCCCTTGTGGAGCATACCCTCAATACGGTCTACCGGGAGCATCAGCGGACTATGATCTATACGAAGGGGGTAGGAGGAGATTTCTATCTCTATTTTGAAGAGAGCGGGATCGAAGAGATCGAAGAGGTTTTCCGCGATATCGAGAGAGAGATGCAGAATCGGATTGCGGATGACCCCTCTCTTCCCGTCTTTAACCTCAAAAAGGGGGTCATCGCCGTATCGCCACCTTTTTCCCTCGATAAAGAGGATATCAGATCCGTCTTCATCTATCTCAAAGAGCGTCTCAAAAATGCCGACTCCCCGCTGTTTCTCATCTCGAAGAGAGATCAGGAGGAGATGCTCCACTGGATCAACAACCACTATGCCCATATCACTCATCTCAAACAGCTTCTCGACGAGGATCATGTTGAAATTTTCCTCCAGCCGATCTCACGCATTCACAATCCGGACAATATCCACGCGTTCGAAGTGCTTGCGCGTATCAGAGAGAAAGAGGATTACATTCCGGCAGGATCTTTTATCGACCTTCTGATAGACCTCCAGCTCATTCATCGCCTCGACCGGCTCATACTCGACCGTATCGTGCATTACAGAGATGTCATTCCACTCTTCACGAGCAAACTCTTCATCAATGTATCGGCACATACACTCCTCTACAAAGAGTATGTACAAGAGTTGATCGATGCGATCAGAGGGCCTCTCGTCGGTACGGAAATCATTCTGGAACTGACCGAACAGGTGCTTCTGGACAACCTTGGTCTCATTGTCAAACTTCACGAAGAACATGGGCTGATCTTCGCAATCGATGACTTTGGAACCGGCTACAGCTCTCTGCAGACGGTGATCAACCTTGCCGAAAAAGGGATCATCCAGTACCTCAAATTCGACGGTTCACTGACACAATCCATGGAGGAGTCGAAATCGACAAAGCGGATCATACAGATCGCTTCGAAAATGAGTCATTCCCTCGGGCTGGAGTCGATCATCGAATGTGTGGAGACGGAAAAACAGCGAAGAGAGCTGCAGGAATACGGTATCGAATATGCACAGGGGTACTTTATCGGCCGGCCGCAAAGTGTTGAAGCGTGGCATATGATCAGAAAAGAGAAAGGCTACCTGTGAAAATTCTCCGGCCCGGCTGTCCGTCGTTGCGTCCCATTCGTCATCTTGGTTTTATGAGGACGGCTAAGGACAAACCGGGAGATTCGCTCATCTCCCAGGTTGTATCGGCACCGGAAAAAAACAG
It encodes the following:
- a CDS encoding transposase; this translates as MEEQQPPIKRFTAKKKADIVMDIFQGKTTVAEVSRKYDLTPAAIEEWMEEARAGMENQLRARPKDVAAMYEEKIKSMKEVIGELTLENIALKKYDALFGEEKK
- a CDS encoding EAL domain-containing protein, producing MRKAILEERIEAFPVESDKACAFSDALDFPESKMVCNELNICEYIRTTHQRLHELASTLFYLMTRKHYKSAYIIYNEVREFSERLLNLIGVLYFNAHIDRVQTFKNYIHHRIPELEHSFIAVLDIHSMKQINTFYNPKLGDRVIALVEHTLNTVYREHQRTMIYTKGVGGDFYLYFEESGIEEIEEVFRDIEREMQNRIADDPSLPVFNLKKGVIAVSPPFSLDKEDIRSVFIYLKERLKNADSPLFLISKRDQEEMLHWINNHYAHITHLKQLLDEDHVEIFLQPISRIHNPDNIHAFEVLARIREKEDYIPAGSFIDLLIDLQLIHRLDRLILDRIVHYRDVIPLFTSKLFINVSAHTLLYKEYVQELIDAIRGPLVGTEIILELTEQVLLDNLGLIVKLHEEHGLIFAIDDFGTGYSSLQTVINLAEKGIIQYLKFDGSLTQSMEESKSTKRIIQIASKMSHSLGLESIIECVETEKQRRELQEYGIEYAQGYFIGRPQSVEAWHMIRKEKGYL